A genomic segment from Coccinella septempunctata chromosome 3, icCocSept1.1, whole genome shotgun sequence encodes:
- the LOC123310263 gene encoding uncharacterized protein LOC123310263, producing MAGNELAIRELNLLTKNKLIEIILTKKLPTDIKVSESTRKLVEDGTVDPISEPEIMKLKQDDITCKLLCAEKELVCANVEREYQKRLIAEMERSLSNQQVTISSQEYLIKMLKMNENNINKNCNVAAPPGKSQNQNKGHATMKQVVESKQNVSGKVNVDGNTWNDIVQKECDKQPDNKPNKHIQTVHYDINEENSNTTARNEWKVVTGKHYTKKGTVCTGINAPKQENIMGAPQKRWIYLGRIAGDTSEEAISEYLSIVVMVVWRPL from the exons ATGGCCGGCAACGAGTTGGCAATACGAGAGTTAAATCTTTTAACGAAGAACAAGTTAATAGAGATTATTTTAACCAAGAAATTACCTACTGATATTAAAGTTAGTGAGTCTACCAGAAAACTTGTTGAGGATGGAACTGTGGATCCTATTAGTGAACCTGAAATCATGAAACTGAAGCAGGATGATATAACCTGCAAGTTATTATGTGCTGAAAAGGAACTTGTTTGTGCAAATGTGGAAAGAGAATATCAAAAGCGATTAATCGCTGAAATGGAGAGGTCTCTTTCTAATCAGCAGGTAACAATTTCATCCCAGGAATATTTgattaaaatgttgaaaatgaatgaaaacaacATAAACAAGAATTGCAACGTTGCCGCTCCTCCAGGCAAATCgcaaaatcaaaataaaggaCATGCAACCATGAAACAAGTAGTGGAATCGAAACAGAATGTATCAGGAAAAGTCAACGTAGACGGCAACACCTGGAACGACATTGTGCAGAAGGAGTGCGATAAGCAACCAGATAACAAGCCGAATAAACATATACAAACTGTTCACTATGATATCAATGAAGAAAATTCGAATACGACCGCAAGGAATGAATGGAAAGTGGTAACTGGGAAACATTATACCAAAAAGGGGACAGTTTGTACTGGAATAAATGCTCCTAAACAAGAAAACATTATGGGTGCACCTCAAAAACGGTGGATATATCTAGGGAGAATTGCAGGAGATACTTCGGAGGAAGCCATCTCCGAATATCTAA GTATCGTGGTCATGGTGGTGTGGCGGCCGCTGTGA